One window from the genome of Vicugna pacos chromosome 21, VicPac4, whole genome shotgun sequence encodes:
- the DPM3 gene encoding dolichol-phosphate mannosyltransferase subunit 3 — translation MTKLAQWLWGLALLGSTWAALTMGALGLELPASCREVLWPLPAYLLVAAGCYALGTVGYRVATFHDCEDAARELQSQIQEARADLTRRGMRF, via the coding sequence ATGACGAAATTAGCGCAGTGGCTGTGGGGACTGGCGCTCCTGGGCTCCACCTGGGCGGCCCTGACCATGGGCGCCCTGGGCCTGGAGCTACCCGCATCTTGCCGGGAGGTCCTGTGGCCACTGCCCGCCTACTTGCTGGTGGCCGCAGGCTGCTATGCCCTGGGCACTGTGGGCTATCGCGTGGCTACTTTTCACGACTGCGAGGACGCCGCCCGTGAGCTGCAGAGCCAGATCCAGGAGGCCCGAGCCGACTTAACCCGTAGGGGGATGCGCTTCTGA